From Azospirillum brasilense:
CCCGCCACCCAATACGCCGCCCTTCCTTTCCGCCTTCGCAACGGCCGGCCGGAAATCCTGCTGGTCACGTCGCGGGAAACCAAGCGGTGGATCATCCCCAAGGGGTGGGCGGAGGAGGGCGTGAAGCCCTGCGCCATGGCGGCGCGGGAGGCCTACGAGGAAGCCGGCGTGCGGGGCACCGTCGATCACCGGCCCTTCGGCAATTTCCGCTACATGAAGCGGCTGAGCGTCAACAAGTCGGTCCTGTGCGCGGTGACCGTCTTCCTGCTGGAAGTCGACGAGGTGCTGGACGAGTGGCCCGAGAAGGGCCAGCGCGAGCGCCGTTGGTTGACGCCGTCCCAGGCCGCCCTGGCCGTTGGGGAAAGCGGCCTCGTGGAGATGCTGCTGCGGCTGGGCATTCCGCCGGACTGAGCCCGTCCGGCGCAGCTCACCGTTCGGGAGCGGATGTCCCTGGAACCTCCTCGCCGGCCCGACGGTACCCTCCGGACCGGTTGGTGTCCGTCCCGGATTGGGGATGGACAGGCTGCTCTTCCGTGCTTGGGGAGGGATGCTGGTTGACGGCCAGCGGCCCGCTGAACAGGCCGCGGATCACCGTATAGAACACCGGGGTGAAGATCAGGCCGAACAGGGTGACCCCCAGCATCCCCATGAACACCGCGGTGCCCAGCGACTGGCGCATCTCCGCCCCGGCCCCTTGCGCGATCATCAGCGGCACGACGCCCAGGATGAAGGCGAAGGACGTCATCAGGATCGGGCGAAGCCGGGTGCGCGCCGCCGCGACCGCGGCCTC
This genomic window contains:
- a CDS encoding NUDIX hydrolase, producing MSSRTPATQYAALPFRLRNGRPEILLVTSRETKRWIIPKGWAEEGVKPCAMAAREAYEEAGVRGTVDHRPFGNFRYMKRLSVNKSVLCAVTVFLLEVDEVLDEWPEKGQRERRWLTPSQAALAVGESGLVEMLLRLGIPPD